One Physeter macrocephalus isolate SW-GA unplaced genomic scaffold, ASM283717v5 random_48, whole genome shotgun sequence genomic region harbors:
- the RIN1 gene encoding ras and Rab interactor 1 isoform X2 — MRLPEASGPSFVSSHYIQESPGGVSLEGSELVFLDLVQLICAYCHTRDILLLPLQLPRAIRQAATRKELEAISHLGIEFWSSSLNTKAQPGPSEGPLLPRLKPRSPQELDQGTGAALCFFNPLFPGDLGPTKREKFKRSFKVRVSTETSSPLSPPAVPPPPVPVLPGTVPNQTERLPSRQLLRRESSVGYRVPGGSGPSLPPLPSLQEVDCGSPSSSEEEGLPGSPGSPAASPRLGRRRPLLRSMSAAFCSLLAPERQVGRAAAALMQDRHTAAGQLVQDLLTQVRAGPETRELQGIREALSRARAMLSAELGPEKLLPPERLECVLEKSLHRSVLKPLRPILVARLRRRLSSNGSLGRLAEGLCLARTQGPRAFGSHLSLPSPVEMEQVRQKLLQLLRAYSPSAQVKRLLQACKLLYTALRTQAGEGAGADEFLPLLSLVLAQCDLPELLLEAEYMSELLEPALLTGEGGYYLTSLSASLVLLSGLNEAHTLPLSPSQELQCSLSLWEQRRLPATHSFQHLLRVAYQDPSSGCTSKTLAVPPGASIAMLNKLCATKFRVTQPDTFGLFLYKGQDYHRLPPGALAHKLPTTGYLVYRRTEWRETQGASPGAATESSGKAGGRGEEKGGRGDGDTEAKASPRDSRAESETMAEAGEDQARGGPAQPRGPEAEGSQAAEE; from the exons ATGCGGCTGCCCGAGGCCAGCGGCCCCTCCTTCGTCTCCAGCCACTACATCCAGGAGAGCCCTGGGG GCGTCTCCTTGGAGGGCTCGGAGCTTGTGTTCCTGGACCTGGTCCAGCTCATCTGTGCCTACTGCCACACCCG GGACATTCTTCTCCTCCCGCTTCAGCTCCCCAGAGCCATCCGCCAGGCAGCCACCCGCAAGGAGCTGGAAGCCATCTCCCATCTGGGCATTG AGTTCTGGAGCTCCTCCCTCAACACCAAGGCTCAGCCAGGCCCATCTGAAGGCCCACTGCTGCCCCGGCTGAAGCCCCGGTCCCCACAAGAGCTGGACCAGGGCACTGGAGCTGCCTTGTGTTTCTTCAACCCCTTGTTCCCAGGGGACCTGGGCCCCACCAAGCGGGAGAAATTCAAGAGGAGCTTCAAAGTGCGTGTGTCCACAGAGACCTCCAGCCCCTTGTCTCCACCAGCTGTGCCGCCTCCCCCAGTCCCAGTGCTGCCAGGGACGGTCCCCAACCAGACAGAAAGGTTGCCCTCTCGCCAGCTGCTGCGGAGGGAGAGCTCAGTGGGGTACCGTGTGCCAGGGGGCAGCGGCCCCAGCCTCCCGCCACTGCCTTCCCTCCAGGAGGTGGATTGCGGCTCCCCCAGCAGCtcagaggaggaggggctgccagGGTCCCCGGGGAGCCCAGCAGCCTCACCCCGCCTGGGCCGCCGGCGGCCCCTGCTTCGGTCCATGAGCGCTGCCTTCTGCTCCCTTCTGGCGCCTGAGCGACAGGTGGGCAGGGCAGCCGCAGCGCTGATGCAGGACCGACACACGGCCGCGGGCCAGCTGGTGCAGGACCTACTGACCCAGGTGCGGGCCGGTCCTGAGACCCGGGAGCTGCAGGGTATCCGCGAGGCGCTGAGCCGGGCCCGAGCCATGCTGAGCGCGGAGCTGGGCCCCGAGAAGCTGCTGCCACCAGAAAGGCTGG AATGTGTCCTGGAGAAGTCGCTGCATCGCTCCGTGCTCAAGCCTCTCCGGCCCATCCTGGTGGCCCGCCTCCGGCGCCGTCTTTCCTCCAACGGCTCCCTGGGCCGCCTGGCTGAAGGCCTCTGCCTGGCCCGGACCCAGGGCCCCAGAGCCTTCGGGTCCCACTTAAGCCTGCCCTCCCCAGTAGAGATGGAACAGGTGCGCCAGAAGCTACTGCAGCTACTTCGCGCCTACTCACCCAGCGCCCAGGTCAAGCGGCTCCTGCAGGCCTGCAAGCTGCTCTACACAGCCTTGAGGACCCAGGCGG ggGAGGGTGCGGGGGCCGATGAATTCCTCCCACTGCTGAGCCTCGTCCTGGCCCAGTGCGACCTTCCTGAGCTGCTGCTGGAGGCTGAGTACATGTCAGAGCTGCTGGAGCCTGCCTTGCTCACTGGAGAGG GCGGCTACTACCTGACCAGCCTCTCGGCCAGCCTGGTCCTGCTGAGTGGCCTGAACGAGGCCCACACCCTTCCGCTGAGCCCCTCGCAGGAGCTGCAGTGCTCCCTCAGCCTCTGGGAGCAGCGCCGCCTGCCCGCCACCCACAGCTTCCAG CACCTCCTCCGCGTAGCCTATCAGGACCCCAGCAGTGGCTGTACCTCCAAGACGCTGGCCGTGCCCCCAGGGGCCTCGATTGCCATGCTGAATAAGCTCTGTGCCACCAAGTTCCGGGTGACCCAGCCTGACACTTTCGGCCTCTTCCTATACAAGGGGCAGGACTACCACCGCCTGCCCCCTGGAGCCCTGGCCCACAAGCTCCCCACCACCGGCTACCTCGTCTATCGCCGGACAGAGTGGCGCGAGACCCAGGGGGCCTCACCGGGGGCGGCCACAGAGAGCAGTGGGAAGGCAGGGGGCcggggggaggagaaagggggccGGGGAGACGGGGACACCGAGGCCAAGGCCAGTCCCAGGGACAGCAGGGCAGAGTCTGAGACGATGGCCGAGGCGGGCGAGGACCAGGCCAGGGGAGGCCCTGCTCAGCCCAGGGGGCCAGAGGCTGAGGGAAGCCAGGCAGCAGAGGAGTAG
- the RIN1 gene encoding ras and Rab interactor 1 isoform X1 codes for MEAPGESGAGLLGAPSPASFAPGHLEREKPAQDPLYDVPDAGGAQAGGPQQPGRAVSLRERLLLTRPVWLQLRANAAAALHVLRAEPPGTFLVRKSNTRQCQALCMRLPEASGPSFVSSHYIQESPGGVSLEGSELVFLDLVQLICAYCHTRDILLLPLQLPRAIRQAATRKELEAISHLGIEFWSSSLNTKAQPGPSEGPLLPRLKPRSPQELDQGTGAALCFFNPLFPGDLGPTKREKFKRSFKVRVSTETSSPLSPPAVPPPPVPVLPGTVPNQTERLPSRQLLRRESSVGYRVPGGSGPSLPPLPSLQEVDCGSPSSSEEEGLPGSPGSPAASPRLGRRRPLLRSMSAAFCSLLAPERQVGRAAAALMQDRHTAAGQLVQDLLTQVRAGPETRELQGIREALSRARAMLSAELGPEKLLPPERLECVLEKSLHRSVLKPLRPILVARLRRRLSSNGSLGRLAEGLCLARTQGPRAFGSHLSLPSPVEMEQVRQKLLQLLRAYSPSAQVKRLLQACKLLYTALRTQAGEGAGADEFLPLLSLVLAQCDLPELLLEAEYMSELLEPALLTGEGGYYLTSLSASLVLLSGLNEAHTLPLSPSQELQCSLSLWEQRRLPATHSFQHLLRVAYQDPSSGCTSKTLAVPPGASIAMLNKLCATKFRVTQPDTFGLFLYKGQDYHRLPPGALAHKLPTTGYLVYRRTEWRETQGASPGAATESSGKAGGRGEEKGGRGDGDTEAKASPRDSRAESETMAEAGEDQARGGPAQPRGPEAEGSQAAEE; via the exons ATGGAAGCCCCTGGAGAGTCTGGAGCAGGCCTTCTcggagcccccagcccagccagctTCGCACCTGGGCACCTGGAGAGAGAAAA GCCAGCCCAGGACCCGCTGTACGACGTGCCTGATGCCGGCGGGGCCCAAGCAGGTGGGCCCCAGCAGCCCGGGCGCGCCGTGAGCCTCCGGGAGCGCCTGCTGCTCACCCGGCCCGTGTGGCTGCAGCTGCGGGCCAACGCCGCGGCCGCGCTGCACGTGCTGAGGGCCGAGCCCCCCGGG ACATTCCTGGTACGGAAATCTAACACTCGCCAGTGCCAAGCCTTGTGCATGCGGCTGCCCGAGGCCAGCGGCCCCTCCTTCGTCTCCAGCCACTACATCCAGGAGAGCCCTGGGG GCGTCTCCTTGGAGGGCTCGGAGCTTGTGTTCCTGGACCTGGTCCAGCTCATCTGTGCCTACTGCCACACCCG GGACATTCTTCTCCTCCCGCTTCAGCTCCCCAGAGCCATCCGCCAGGCAGCCACCCGCAAGGAGCTGGAAGCCATCTCCCATCTGGGCATTG AGTTCTGGAGCTCCTCCCTCAACACCAAGGCTCAGCCAGGCCCATCTGAAGGCCCACTGCTGCCCCGGCTGAAGCCCCGGTCCCCACAAGAGCTGGACCAGGGCACTGGAGCTGCCTTGTGTTTCTTCAACCCCTTGTTCCCAGGGGACCTGGGCCCCACCAAGCGGGAGAAATTCAAGAGGAGCTTCAAAGTGCGTGTGTCCACAGAGACCTCCAGCCCCTTGTCTCCACCAGCTGTGCCGCCTCCCCCAGTCCCAGTGCTGCCAGGGACGGTCCCCAACCAGACAGAAAGGTTGCCCTCTCGCCAGCTGCTGCGGAGGGAGAGCTCAGTGGGGTACCGTGTGCCAGGGGGCAGCGGCCCCAGCCTCCCGCCACTGCCTTCCCTCCAGGAGGTGGATTGCGGCTCCCCCAGCAGCtcagaggaggaggggctgccagGGTCCCCGGGGAGCCCAGCAGCCTCACCCCGCCTGGGCCGCCGGCGGCCCCTGCTTCGGTCCATGAGCGCTGCCTTCTGCTCCCTTCTGGCGCCTGAGCGACAGGTGGGCAGGGCAGCCGCAGCGCTGATGCAGGACCGACACACGGCCGCGGGCCAGCTGGTGCAGGACCTACTGACCCAGGTGCGGGCCGGTCCTGAGACCCGGGAGCTGCAGGGTATCCGCGAGGCGCTGAGCCGGGCCCGAGCCATGCTGAGCGCGGAGCTGGGCCCCGAGAAGCTGCTGCCACCAGAAAGGCTGG AATGTGTCCTGGAGAAGTCGCTGCATCGCTCCGTGCTCAAGCCTCTCCGGCCCATCCTGGTGGCCCGCCTCCGGCGCCGTCTTTCCTCCAACGGCTCCCTGGGCCGCCTGGCTGAAGGCCTCTGCCTGGCCCGGACCCAGGGCCCCAGAGCCTTCGGGTCCCACTTAAGCCTGCCCTCCCCAGTAGAGATGGAACAGGTGCGCCAGAAGCTACTGCAGCTACTTCGCGCCTACTCACCCAGCGCCCAGGTCAAGCGGCTCCTGCAGGCCTGCAAGCTGCTCTACACAGCCTTGAGGACCCAGGCGG ggGAGGGTGCGGGGGCCGATGAATTCCTCCCACTGCTGAGCCTCGTCCTGGCCCAGTGCGACCTTCCTGAGCTGCTGCTGGAGGCTGAGTACATGTCAGAGCTGCTGGAGCCTGCCTTGCTCACTGGAGAGG GCGGCTACTACCTGACCAGCCTCTCGGCCAGCCTGGTCCTGCTGAGTGGCCTGAACGAGGCCCACACCCTTCCGCTGAGCCCCTCGCAGGAGCTGCAGTGCTCCCTCAGCCTCTGGGAGCAGCGCCGCCTGCCCGCCACCCACAGCTTCCAG CACCTCCTCCGCGTAGCCTATCAGGACCCCAGCAGTGGCTGTACCTCCAAGACGCTGGCCGTGCCCCCAGGGGCCTCGATTGCCATGCTGAATAAGCTCTGTGCCACCAAGTTCCGGGTGACCCAGCCTGACACTTTCGGCCTCTTCCTATACAAGGGGCAGGACTACCACCGCCTGCCCCCTGGAGCCCTGGCCCACAAGCTCCCCACCACCGGCTACCTCGTCTATCGCCGGACAGAGTGGCGCGAGACCCAGGGGGCCTCACCGGGGGCGGCCACAGAGAGCAGTGGGAAGGCAGGGGGCcggggggaggagaaagggggccGGGGAGACGGGGACACCGAGGCCAAGGCCAGTCCCAGGGACAGCAGGGCAGAGTCTGAGACGATGGCCGAGGCGGGCGAGGACCAGGCCAGGGGAGGCCCTGCTCAGCCCAGGGGGCCAGAGGCTGAGGGAAGCCAGGCAGCAGAGGAGTAG
- the BRMS1 gene encoding breast cancer metastasis-suppressor 1 isoform X4 encodes MTHAEAWTGSRFRRKGPFSASGSPEAAASTGSLQHLSGSLGREAGGPTPRGAQMPVQPPSKDTEEMEAEGDSAAEMNGEEEESEEERSGSQTESEEESSEMDDEGYERRRSECVSEMLDLEKQFSELKEKLFRERLSQLRVRLEEVGAERAPEYTEPLGGLQRSLKIRIQVAGIYKGFCLDVIRNKYECELQGAKQHLESEKLLLYDTLHGELQERIQRLEEDRQSLDISSEWWDDKLHARGSSKTWGSLPPSKRKKAPLVSGPYIVYMLQEIDILEDWTAIKKARAAVSPQKRKSDAPPPGKEPRGRQGLCQLSGLRESGRSGCEGIVGVRAGDLDLAVHSQGALGAAGSKPSI; translated from the exons ATGACGCATGCGGAAGCGTGGACAGGCTCTCGCTTCAGGAGAAAAGGCCCCTTCAGCGCTTCCGGGAGCCCCGAGGCGGCGGCCAGTACCGGCAGCCTCCAGCACCTCTCAGGGAGTCTCGGACGTGAGGCCGGAGGCCCCACTCCCCGCGG AGCCCAGATGCCCGTCCAGCCTCCAAGCAAAGACACAGAGGAGATGGAAGCAGAGGGCGACTCAGCCGCCGAGATgaatggggaggaggaagagagcgAGGAGGAGCGGAGCGGCAGCCAGACCGAGTCCGAGGAGGAGAGCTCAG AGATGGACGATGAGGGCTACGAGCGCCGCCGCAGCGAGTGCGTCAGTGAAATGCTGGACCTGGAGAAGCAGTTCTCGGAGCTGAAGGAGAA GTTGTTCAGGGAACGGCTGAGTCAGCTGCGGGTGcggctggaggaggtgggagctgAGAGGGCGCCCGAATACACAGAGCCTCTCGGGGGGCTGCAGCGGAGCCTCAAGATCCGCATTCAGGTGGCAG ggATTTACAAGGGCTTCTGTCTGGACGTGATCAGGAACAAGTACGAGTGTGAGCTGCAGGGAGCCAAGCAGCACCTGGAG AGTGAGAAGCTGCTGCTCTACGACACCCTGCATGGGGAGCTGCAGGAGCGGatccagaggctggaggaggaccGCCAGAGCCTGGACATCAGCTCTG AGTGGTGGGATGACAAACTGCACGCCAGAGGCAGCTCGAAGACCTGGGGCTCCCTGCCGCCCAGCAAGAGGAAGAAGGCCCCCCTTGTTTCCG GCCCTTACATCGTATACATGCTGCAGGAGATCGACATCCTGGAGGACTGGACGGCCATCAAAAAG GCGAGAGCAGCCGTGTCCCCTCAGAAGAGAAAATCAGATG ccccgcCTCCAGGAAAGGAGCCcagagggaggcaggggctgtgtcAGCTCAGTGGCCTGAGAGAGTCAGGACGGTCTGGGTGTGAGGGCATTGTGGGAGTTAGGGCGGGG GACCTTGACCTTGCTGTTCACAGCCAGGGGGCCCTTGGAGCAGCTGGCAGCAAACCCAGCATTTGA
- the BRMS1 gene encoding breast cancer metastasis-suppressor 1 isoform X1, translating to MTHAEAWTGSRFRRKGPFSASGSPEAAASTGSLQHLSGSLGREAGGPTPRGAQMPVQPPSKDTEEMEAEGDSAAEMNGEEEESEEERSGSQTESEEESSEMDDEGYERRRSECVSEMLDLEKQFSELKEKLFRERLSQLRVRLEEVGAERAPEYTEPLGGLQRSLKIRIQVAGIYKGFCLDVIRNKYECELQGAKQHLESEKLLLYDTLHGELQERIQRLEEDRQSLDISSEWWDDKLHARGSSKTWGSLPPSKRKKAPLVSGPYIVYMLQEIDILEDWTAIKKARAAVSPQKRKSDGP from the exons ATGACGCATGCGGAAGCGTGGACAGGCTCTCGCTTCAGGAGAAAAGGCCCCTTCAGCGCTTCCGGGAGCCCCGAGGCGGCGGCCAGTACCGGCAGCCTCCAGCACCTCTCAGGGAGTCTCGGACGTGAGGCCGGAGGCCCCACTCCCCGCGG AGCCCAGATGCCCGTCCAGCCTCCAAGCAAAGACACAGAGGAGATGGAAGCAGAGGGCGACTCAGCCGCCGAGATgaatggggaggaggaagagagcgAGGAGGAGCGGAGCGGCAGCCAGACCGAGTCCGAGGAGGAGAGCTCAG AGATGGACGATGAGGGCTACGAGCGCCGCCGCAGCGAGTGCGTCAGTGAAATGCTGGACCTGGAGAAGCAGTTCTCGGAGCTGAAGGAGAA GTTGTTCAGGGAACGGCTGAGTCAGCTGCGGGTGcggctggaggaggtgggagctgAGAGGGCGCCCGAATACACAGAGCCTCTCGGGGGGCTGCAGCGGAGCCTCAAGATCCGCATTCAGGTGGCAG ggATTTACAAGGGCTTCTGTCTGGACGTGATCAGGAACAAGTACGAGTGTGAGCTGCAGGGAGCCAAGCAGCACCTGGAG AGTGAGAAGCTGCTGCTCTACGACACCCTGCATGGGGAGCTGCAGGAGCGGatccagaggctggaggaggaccGCCAGAGCCTGGACATCAGCTCTG AGTGGTGGGATGACAAACTGCACGCCAGAGGCAGCTCGAAGACCTGGGGCTCCCTGCCGCCCAGCAAGAGGAAGAAGGCCCCCCTTGTTTCCG GCCCTTACATCGTATACATGCTGCAGGAGATCGACATCCTGGAGGACTGGACGGCCATCAAAAAG GCGAGAGCAGCCGTGTCCCCTCAGAAGAGAAAATCAGATG GACCTTGA
- the BRMS1 gene encoding breast cancer metastasis-suppressor 1 isoform X3 produces MPVQPPSKDTEEMEAEGDSAAEMNGEEEESEEERSGSQTESEEESSEMDDEGYERRRSECVSEMLDLEKQFSELKEKERLSQLRVRLEEVGAERAPEYTEPLGGLQRSLKIRIQVAGIYKGFCLDVIRNKYECELQGAKQHLESEKLLLYDTLHGELQERIQRLEEDRQSLDISSEWWDDKLHARGSSKTWGSLPPSKRKKAPLVSGPYIVYMLQEIDILEDWTAIKKARAAVSPQKRKSDGP; encoded by the exons ATGCCCGTCCAGCCTCCAAGCAAAGACACAGAGGAGATGGAAGCAGAGGGCGACTCAGCCGCCGAGATgaatggggaggaggaagagagcgAGGAGGAGCGGAGCGGCAGCCAGACCGAGTCCGAGGAGGAGAGCTCAG AGATGGACGATGAGGGCTACGAGCGCCGCCGCAGCGAGTGCGTCAGTGAAATGCTGGACCTGGAGAAGCAGTTCTCGGAGCTGAAGGAGAA GGAACGGCTGAGTCAGCTGCGGGTGcggctggaggaggtgggagctgAGAGGGCGCCCGAATACACAGAGCCTCTCGGGGGGCTGCAGCGGAGCCTCAAGATCCGCATTCAGGTGGCAG ggATTTACAAGGGCTTCTGTCTGGACGTGATCAGGAACAAGTACGAGTGTGAGCTGCAGGGAGCCAAGCAGCACCTGGAG AGTGAGAAGCTGCTGCTCTACGACACCCTGCATGGGGAGCTGCAGGAGCGGatccagaggctggaggaggaccGCCAGAGCCTGGACATCAGCTCTG AGTGGTGGGATGACAAACTGCACGCCAGAGGCAGCTCGAAGACCTGGGGCTCCCTGCCGCCCAGCAAGAGGAAGAAGGCCCCCCTTGTTTCCG GCCCTTACATCGTATACATGCTGCAGGAGATCGACATCCTGGAGGACTGGACGGCCATCAAAAAG GCGAGAGCAGCCGTGTCCCCTCAGAAGAGAAAATCAGATG GACCTTGA
- the BRMS1 gene encoding breast cancer metastasis-suppressor 1 isoform X2, protein MPVQPPSKDTEEMEAEGDSAAEMNGEEEESEEERSGSQTESEEESSEMDDEGYERRRSECVSEMLDLEKQFSELKEKLFRERLSQLRVRLEEVGAERAPEYTEPLGGLQRSLKIRIQVAGIYKGFCLDVIRNKYECELQGAKQHLESEKLLLYDTLHGELQERIQRLEEDRQSLDISSEWWDDKLHARGSSKTWGSLPPSKRKKAPLVSGPYIVYMLQEIDILEDWTAIKKARAAVSPQKRKSDGP, encoded by the exons ATGCCCGTCCAGCCTCCAAGCAAAGACACAGAGGAGATGGAAGCAGAGGGCGACTCAGCCGCCGAGATgaatggggaggaggaagagagcgAGGAGGAGCGGAGCGGCAGCCAGACCGAGTCCGAGGAGGAGAGCTCAG AGATGGACGATGAGGGCTACGAGCGCCGCCGCAGCGAGTGCGTCAGTGAAATGCTGGACCTGGAGAAGCAGTTCTCGGAGCTGAAGGAGAA GTTGTTCAGGGAACGGCTGAGTCAGCTGCGGGTGcggctggaggaggtgggagctgAGAGGGCGCCCGAATACACAGAGCCTCTCGGGGGGCTGCAGCGGAGCCTCAAGATCCGCATTCAGGTGGCAG ggATTTACAAGGGCTTCTGTCTGGACGTGATCAGGAACAAGTACGAGTGTGAGCTGCAGGGAGCCAAGCAGCACCTGGAG AGTGAGAAGCTGCTGCTCTACGACACCCTGCATGGGGAGCTGCAGGAGCGGatccagaggctggaggaggaccGCCAGAGCCTGGACATCAGCTCTG AGTGGTGGGATGACAAACTGCACGCCAGAGGCAGCTCGAAGACCTGGGGCTCCCTGCCGCCCAGCAAGAGGAAGAAGGCCCCCCTTGTTTCCG GCCCTTACATCGTATACATGCTGCAGGAGATCGACATCCTGGAGGACTGGACGGCCATCAAAAAG GCGAGAGCAGCCGTGTCCCCTCAGAAGAGAAAATCAGATG GACCTTGA
- the B4GAT1 gene encoding beta-1,4-glucuronyltransferase 1: MQMSYAIRCAFYQLLLAALMLVAMLQLLYLSLLSGLHGQEEQDQYFEFFPPSPRSVDQVKAQLRTALASGGVLDASGDYRVYRGLLKTTMDPNDVILATHASVDNLLHLSGLLERWEGPLSVSVFAATKEEAQLATVLTYALSSHCPDMRARVAMHLVCPSRYEAAVPDPREPGEFALLRSCQEVFDKLARVAQPGINYALGTNVSYPNNLLRNLAREGANYALVIDVDMVPSEGLWRGLREMLDQSKQWAGTALVVPAFEIRRARRMPTNKNELLQLYQVGEVRPFYYGLCTPCQAPTNYSRWVNLPEETLLRPAYVVPWQDPWEPFYVAGGKVPNFDERFRQYGFNRISQACELHVAGFDFEVLNEGFLVHKGFKEALKFHPQKEAENQHNKILYRQFKQELKAKYPDSPRHC, translated from the exons ATGCAGATGTCCTACGCCATACGGTGCGCCTTCTACCAGCTGCTGCTGGCCGCGCTAATGCTGGTGGCGATGCTGCAGCTGCTCTACCTGTCGCTGCTGTCCGGGCTGCACGGGCAGGAGGAGCAAGAccaatattttgaattctttcccCCGTCCCCGCGGTCGGTGGACCAAGTCAAGGCGCAGCTCCGCACCGCGCTGGCCTCCGGAGGCGTCCTGGACGCTAGCGGCGACTATCGCGTCTACAGGGGCCTACTGAAGACCACCATGGACCCCAACGATGTGATCCTGGCCACTCACGCCAGTGTGGACAACCTGCTGCACCTGTCGGGCCTGTTGGAGCGCTGGGAGGGCCCGCTATCCGTGTCGGTGTTCGCCGCCACCAAGGAGGAGGCGCAGCTGGCCACGGTGCTGACCTACGCGCTGAGCAGCCACTGCCCCGATATGCGTGCCAGGGTTGCCATGCACCTTGTGTGCCCCTCACGCTATGAGGCCGCCGTGCCCGACCCCCGGGAGCCAGGGGAGTTTGCCCTGTTGCGGTCCTGCCAGGAGGTCTTTGACAAGCTAGCCAGGGTGGCCCAGCCCGGGATCAATTACGCGCTGGGCACCAATGTCTCCTACCCCAATAACCTGCTGAGGAATCTGGCTCGTGAGGGGGCCAACTATGCCCTGGTAATCGACGTGGACATGGTGCCCAGTGAGGGGCTGTGGAGAGGCCTGCGAGAAATGCTGGATCAGAGCAAGCAGTGGGCGGGCACAGCGCTGGTGGTGCCTGCCTTCGAGATCCGTCGAGCCCGCCGCATGCCCACGAACAAAAACGAGCTGCTGCAGCTCTACCAGGTGGGCGAGGTGCGGCCCTTCTATTATGGGCTGTGCACCCCCTGCCAGGCGCCCACCAACTACTCCCGCTGGGTCAACCTGCCAGAAGAGACCTTGCTGAGGCCTGCCTACGTGGTGCCCTGGCAAGACCCCTGGGAGCCATTCTACGTGGCCGGAGGCAAGGTGCCCAACTTCGACGAGCGCTTTCGGCAGTATGGCTTCAATCGTATCAGCCAG GCCTGTGAGCTGCACGTGGCAGGATTCGATTTCGAGGTGCTGAACGAAGGTTTCCTGGTTCATAAGGGCTTCAAAGAAGCTCTGAAATTCCATCCCCAGAAAGAAGCCGAAAATCAGCACAATAAGATCCTTTACCGTCAGTTCAAACAGGAGTTGAAGGCCAAGTACCCTGACTCCCCGCGTCACTGCTAA